A genome region from Tolypothrix sp. PCC 7712 includes the following:
- a CDS encoding response regulator, with amino-acid sequence MLPEQQQRILGYFIEEARDHLNTIEQGLLNLQSTLNDPEMINEVFRAAHSIKGGAAMLGLSSIQHTSHRLEDCFKVLKENPIQVDQKLESLFLGVSDTLKALLENLSGPFGLSEETANTLMSETEPVFQWLNEHLELLVQQASGGVDSRVAPAMQPAFADNSHTLTEIFMQRDFPVPEEESPLQKPTPVVTKANDNWGEFQAQVLQTLREMLQLFKQGTTQESRQNLQQTCHQLVILGETFNLPNWCKLCEAAENAIANPDNSYLTLAKIVITEIKKAQELVLKGKESEIVISQQLEVILSFPEVELFEISTDLPDESATGTTPFAKANTEAIANELAAPRLDNFVNTTNNNIASLPDLTAAVQQEKNIFTNKENYKPETSELFNLLPNNEDETVLTNHNLDPKGPEVGIAELNTLADLFEGEAPELDETWQQEEILDINAANKLGIEISTSNTEDADSDLADLLSFDEPTSVDESKQTIIQTEDFSLLFGENFLDKETPTQQPAQTSARNSDISNSSQNDINLNSSTNESLREFTKILQEYPGDIAPQDVVQDLLGLELDDNNLLSLGELNQPEASFDDLFSETANESLLEEISPINFPQPESLSLDNPFTDLGENSLLSTSESTVDDLFDPQATVARDYDLSAEDLSNFWNEESGAEPQLELGSRVEQDVAKALEESLFTASHDFLDDSQLAQSSVPLFDVEDFNLTFQSDDEQIDLMFEADTGDDLFADLTSDNTAISSTDANELPVTEIRSLIPEESDIYEGLSLHSSLPSTTLPPELDFTPEFTNQPSIDNTFSSSADNDLFNVINDNSSDNPQLLFENINTSQSTYIQLDPLAIRISETPELDLGDDLLTTADDLKLDFNESTEVQQRPHNLDLLSTADNLGLDFNESTEVQQRPQNLDLLSNVEIAETTNEDVSALDLDLGDELLATSADLELNFDEVAELSQPEANLDLLANVEIGETTNDAVTTLDLGDELLATSADLELNFGEVAELSQPEANLDLLANVETAETTNDEFATLDLGDDLLATSADLELNFGEVAELAQPEINLDLLANVETAETTNDGVAALDLGDDLLATSADLELNFGEVAELAQPENNLDLLANVETAETTNDEFATLDLGDDLLATADLELNFNEAAELAQPENNLDLLANVETAETTNDGVAALDLGDDLLATSADLELNFGEVAELAQPENNLDLLANVETAETTNDGVETLDLGDDLLATADLELNFNEAAELSQPENNLDLLANVETAETTNDGVAALDLGDDLLATSADLELNVNEAAELAQPEANLDLFTNVETAETTNDGVETLDLGDDLLATADLELNFGEVAELSQPENNLDLLANVETAETTNDGVAALDLGDDLLATSADLELNVNEAAELAQPEANLDLFTNVETAETTNDGVETLDLGDDLLATADLELNFGEVAELAQPENNLDLLANVETAETTNDEFATLDLGDDLLATSADLELNFGEVAELAQPENNLDLLANVETAETTNDEFATLDLGDDLLATSADLELNFGEVAELAQPEINSEILDTAETTVADSAELNLLDDLLTTETILQAETKLEDTANTQDTDAAMSTTGYAYANSIVELDVLDAANNLSASLENITQTDEVATITAAEAELDVPPSTPEDEFAELETLLEEELASPLPEEDFAALEALLDTDLNEEPSAAPLPVYPQQSQPPTAYNNASTAATSPELEDEFGDLEKLLAEADQTISHSPSIKSTPGKAARPATRRGARFEETMKVPVKQLDDMSNLVGELVVNRNTLEQDHERLRQSLDNLLIQVQQLSDVGARMQELYERSLLEASLLATRKHRESGASSSDSNSDRGFSELEMDRFTPFHTLSQEMIEMIVRVRESASDIDFVTEETERVARQFRQATTQLQEGLTRARMVPFSQAIDRLRRGVRDNAIKYGKQVELMIEGGDTLIDKMILDHLTDPLTHMLNNAIAHGIETPEVRQAAGKNPVGEIKIRAFHQGNQTVISVGDDGAGIDTEKIKAKALKLGMLTAEEAKTITRIEIYNLLFHSGFSIKDEADEISGRGVGMDIVRSEISEVRGTVSTDSVISKGTTFTIRLPLTLSICKALCCVSDKARIAFPMDGVEDTLDIPVKSIQHNADGQTFIAWRDTILPFRPLKELLAVNRQISRGSVYGGTRDDDMVSVVVVRSANNLLALQIDLVLSEQEIVIKQFEGPAPKPLGVAGATVLGDGRIMPIADVLEIMDIFQGRMSKQSSGLWQQKSAPTLPEVTIEKIDPTVLIVDDSITVRELLSLTFNKAGYRVEQARDGQEAWDKLRSGLPCDIVFCDIEMPRCDGLELLSRIQKDHNLNHLPIAMLTSRGADKHRQMAIQLGASGYFTKPYLEEALLEAAVRMLKGEKLILNTTA; translated from the coding sequence ATGCTGCCGGAACAACAACAGCGCATTTTAGGTTACTTTATTGAAGAAGCAAGAGACCACCTGAATACCATTGAGCAGGGGTTGTTAAATCTTCAGAGTACCCTGAACGATCCAGAAATGATCAACGAAGTCTTCCGGGCGGCTCACTCCATTAAAGGAGGAGCGGCGATGCTTGGTTTGAGTAGCATCCAGCATACATCTCACCGCCTAGAAGATTGTTTCAAGGTTCTCAAAGAAAATCCGATTCAGGTTGACCAAAAGTTAGAGTCCTTATTTCTCGGGGTTTCTGATACACTCAAAGCGCTGCTTGAGAATTTGAGCGGGCCATTTGGTTTGTCAGAAGAGACAGCTAATACATTGATGTCAGAAACTGAGCCAGTCTTTCAATGGCTGAACGAGCATTTGGAACTACTTGTACAACAAGCAAGCGGTGGTGTAGACAGTCGCGTTGCACCAGCAATGCAGCCAGCTTTTGCTGATAACTCCCACACACTGACAGAAATTTTCATGCAACGGGATTTCCCTGTCCCGGAAGAAGAATCACCACTCCAAAAGCCTACGCCAGTTGTTACTAAAGCAAATGATAATTGGGGTGAGTTTCAAGCGCAAGTGCTGCAAACGCTACGAGAAATGTTGCAGCTATTTAAACAAGGGACAACCCAGGAAAGTCGGCAAAATCTCCAGCAAACTTGTCACCAATTAGTCATATTGGGTGAAACATTTAATTTGCCCAACTGGTGTAAGTTATGCGAAGCTGCAGAAAATGCGATCGCCAATCCAGATAATAGTTATCTAACTCTGGCAAAAATTGTCATTACAGAAATAAAAAAAGCTCAGGAATTAGTTCTTAAAGGTAAAGAATCTGAGATTGTCATTAGCCAGCAACTAGAAGTTATCTTGAGTTTCCCTGAAGTTGAGTTATTTGAAATCTCTACCGATTTACCAGATGAATCTGCAACTGGGACAACTCCATTTGCTAAAGCTAATACTGAAGCGATCGCTAATGAGTTAGCTGCTCCAAGGCTGGATAATTTTGTTAATACAACTAATAACAATATAGCTAGCTTACCTGATCTAACAGCAGCAGTTCAACAAGAGAAAAATATTTTTACCAATAAAGAAAATTATAAGCCTGAGACTTCTGAGTTATTTAACTTGTTGCCAAATAATGAAGATGAAACAGTACTAACCAATCATAATCTTGACCCCAAAGGGCCAGAAGTTGGAATTGCTGAGTTAAATACACTTGCTGATTTATTTGAAGGTGAAGCTCCCGAACTAGATGAAACTTGGCAACAAGAAGAAATATTAGACATTAATGCTGCCAACAAATTGGGCATTGAGATCAGTACTAGTAATACTGAAGATGCTGATAGCGATTTAGCTGACTTACTGTCTTTTGATGAACCTACGAGTGTTGATGAGTCTAAACAAACTATTATTCAAACAGAAGATTTCAGTCTATTATTCGGTGAAAACTTCTTAGACAAAGAAACTCCTACACAGCAACCTGCACAAACATCAGCGAGAAACTCTGATATCAGCAATAGCTCTCAAAACGATATCAATTTAAACTCATCTACTAATGAAAGTCTCAGAGAATTTACAAAAATTCTGCAAGAATATCCTGGCGATATTGCCCCACAGGATGTAGTACAAGATTTATTAGGTCTAGAGCTAGATGATAACAATCTACTGTCGCTAGGCGAATTAAATCAACCAGAAGCGAGTTTTGATGACTTATTCTCAGAAACTGCAAATGAAAGTCTGCTAGAAGAAATTTCTCCAATTAACTTCCCACAGCCAGAAAGCTTATCTTTGGATAATCCATTTACTGACTTGGGAGAAAACTCTCTACTTTCTACTAGCGAATCAACAGTTGACGATTTATTCGATCCGCAAGCAACAGTAGCCAGAGATTACGATCTTTCTGCAGAAGATTTAAGCAACTTCTGGAATGAGGAATCTGGCGCAGAACCGCAGCTAGAATTGGGTTCTCGGGTTGAGCAAGATGTCGCCAAAGCATTAGAGGAGAGTTTGTTTACAGCATCTCATGACTTTTTGGATGATAGCCAGTTAGCTCAATCCTCAGTACCTCTTTTTGACGTAGAAGATTTTAATCTGACTTTTCAGTCAGATGATGAGCAAATCGATCTGATGTTTGAAGCTGATACTGGAGATGATTTATTTGCAGATTTGACATCAGACAACACAGCTATTTCTTCTACTGATGCTAACGAATTACCTGTGACAGAAATTCGCAGCTTGATACCAGAGGAAAGCGATATCTATGAAGGACTGAGCCTACACTCTTCACTCCCATCAACTACATTACCTCCCGAATTAGATTTCACCCCAGAATTTACCAATCAGCCATCAATAGATAATACATTTAGTAGTTCTGCAGATAATGATTTGTTTAATGTCATCAACGACAATAGCAGTGATAATCCACAATTGTTATTTGAGAATATCAACACCTCTCAATCAACGTATATTCAGCTTGATCCTTTAGCAATCAGGATTTCTGAGACTCCCGAATTAGATTTAGGCGATGACTTACTAACAACAGCAGATGATTTAAAATTGGATTTCAACGAATCCACAGAGGTACAACAGCGTCCACACAACCTCGATTTATTATCAACAGCAGATAATTTAGGCTTGGATTTCAACGAATCCACAGAAGTACAACAACGTCCACAAAACCTCGATTTATTATCAAATGTCGAAATCGCAGAAACCACTAATGAAGATGTTTCGGCGTTAGACTTAGATTTAGGTGATGAGTTACTAGCAACATCAGCAGATTTAGAACTGAACTTCGACGAAGTAGCAGAATTATCACAACCGGAAGCAAATCTAGATTTATTGGCAAATGTTGAAATTGGAGAAACAACTAATGATGCTGTTACAACATTAGATTTAGGTGATGAGTTACTAGCAACATCAGCAGATTTAGAACTGAACTTCGGCGAAGTAGCAGAATTATCACAACCGGAAGCAAATCTAGATTTATTGGCAAATGTTGAAACTGCAGAAACAACTAATGATGAGTTTGCAACATTAGATTTAGGTGATGATTTACTAGCAACATCAGCAGATTTAGAACTGAACTTTGGCGAAGTAGCAGAATTAGCACAGCCTGAAATAAATCTAGATTTATTGGCAAATGTTGAAACTGCAGAAACAACTAATGATGGTGTTGCAGCATTAGATTTAGGTGATGATTTACTGGCAACATCAGCAGATTTAGAACTGAATTTTGGCGAAGTAGCAGAATTAGCACAGCCGGAAAATAATCTAGATTTATTGGCAAATGTTGAAACTGCAGAAACAACTAATGATGAGTTTGCAACATTAGATTTAGGTGATGATTTACTAGCAACAGCAGATTTAGAACTGAATTTTAATGAAGCGGCAGAATTAGCACAGCCGGAAAATAATCTAGATTTATTGGCAAATGTTGAAACTGCAGAAACAACTAATGATGGTGTTGCAGCATTAGATTTAGGTGATGATTTACTGGCAACATCAGCAGATTTAGAACTGAATTTTGGCGAAGTAGCAGAATTAGCACAGCCGGAAAATAATCTAGATTTATTGGCAAATGTTGAAACTGCAGAAACAACTAATGATGGTGTTGAAACATTAGATTTAGGTGATGATTTACTAGCAACAGCAGATTTAGAACTGAATTTTAATGAAGCGGCAGAATTATCACAGCCGGAAAATAATCTAGATTTATTGGCAAATGTTGAAACTGCAGAAACAACTAATGATGGTGTTGCAGCATTAGATTTAGGTGATGATTTACTGGCAACATCAGCAGATTTAGAACTGAATGTTAATGAAGCGGCAGAATTAGCACAGCCGGAAGCAAATCTAGATTTATTTACAAATGTTGAAACCGCAGAAACAACTAATGATGGTGTTGAAACATTAGATTTAGGTGATGATTTACTAGCAACAGCAGATTTAGAACTGAACTTCGGCGAAGTAGCAGAATTATCACAGCCGGAAAATAATCTAGATTTATTGGCAAATGTTGAAACTGCAGAAACAACTAATGATGGTGTTGCAGCATTAGATTTAGGTGATGATTTACTGGCAACATCAGCAGATTTAGAACTGAATGTTAATGAAGCGGCAGAATTAGCACAGCCGGAAGCAAATCTAGATTTATTTACAAATGTTGAAACCGCAGAAACAACTAATGATGGTGTTGAAACATTAGATTTAGGTGATGATTTACTAGCAACAGCAGATTTAGAACTGAACTTCGGCGAAGTAGCAGAATTAGCACAGCCGGAAAATAATCTAGATTTATTGGCAAATGTTGAAACTGCAGAAACAACTAATGATGAATTTGCAACATTAGATTTAGGTGATGATTTACTGGCAACATCAGCAGATTTAGAACTGAACTTTGGCGAAGTAGCAGAATTAGCACAGCCGGAAAATAATCTAGATTTATTGGCAAATGTTGAAACTGCAGAAACAACTAATGATGAATTTGCAACATTAGATTTAGGTGATGATTTACTAGCAACATCAGCAGATTTAGAACTGAATTTCGGCGAAGTAGCAGAATTAGCACAGCCTGAAATAAATTCAGAGATTTTGGATACTGCAGAAACGACTGTTGCTGATAGCGCAGAATTAAACTTACTAGATGATTTATTAACAACAGAAACTATACTGCAAGCCGAAACAAAGCTGGAGGACACAGCGAATACCCAAGACACTGATGCTGCGATGTCTACGACGGGCTACGCCTACGCAAACAGTATAGTTGAATTAGATGTATTAGATGCAGCAAATAATTTGTCTGCATCTTTGGAGAACATAACCCAAACCGATGAAGTGGCAACAATTACAGCAGCAGAAGCCGAATTGGATGTGCCACCATCAACTCCAGAAGATGAATTTGCTGAATTAGAAACATTACTAGAAGAGGAATTAGCGTCACCCTTACCAGAAGAAGATTTTGCTGCTCTGGAAGCATTGTTGGATACGGATCTCAATGAGGAGCCATCAGCAGCACCTTTACCTGTTTACCCACAACAATCGCAACCACCTACCGCTTACAATAATGCCAGCACTGCTGCTACATCACCAGAATTAGAAGATGAATTTGGTGACTTAGAAAAATTGTTGGCGGAAGCAGATCAAACAATATCTCATTCACCATCAATCAAATCAACCCCAGGTAAAGCCGCACGTCCCGCTACGCGTAGGGGTGCAAGATTTGAAGAAACCATGAAAGTTCCAGTGAAGCAACTAGATGATATGAGCAATCTAGTTGGGGAACTGGTAGTTAATCGCAATACCTTGGAACAGGATCACGAACGTCTGCGACAGTCACTAGATAACTTGTTGATTCAGGTACAACAGCTATCTGATGTTGGCGCGCGGATGCAAGAATTATACGAGCGATCGCTTTTGGAAGCTTCTTTGTTAGCTACCCGCAAACATAGAGAATCTGGTGCCTCATCAAGTGATTCCAATTCTGACAGGGGTTTCAGTGAATTGGAAATGGATCGGTTTACGCCTTTCCATACACTGTCCCAAGAAATGATTGAAATGATCGTCAGGGTACGTGAGTCAGCGAGTGACATTGACTTTGTGACGGAAGAAACCGAGAGAGTAGCGCGACAGTTTCGACAAGCCACAACTCAACTCCAAGAGGGATTAACACGCGCCCGAATGGTGCCTTTCTCCCAAGCTATCGATCGCTTGCGGCGAGGAGTACGGGATAATGCCATTAAATATGGTAAGCAAGTGGAGTTAATGATTGAGGGTGGAGATACCTTAATTGACAAAATGATTTTGGATCACCTGACCGATCCACTAACTCATATGCTCAATAATGCGATCGCTCACGGTATTGAAACCCCAGAGGTGCGACAAGCTGCAGGTAAAAATCCTGTGGGAGAAATCAAGATTCGCGCTTTCCACCAAGGTAACCAAACTGTGATCTCTGTGGGCGATGATGGTGCAGGTATAGATACCGAAAAAATCAAAGCCAAAGCGTTGAAGTTGGGAATGCTGACAGCAGAAGAAGCAAAAACCATCACGCGCATAGAAATCTACAACTTGCTGTTTCACTCTGGCTTTAGTATTAAAGACGAAGCTGATGAGATTTCTGGGCGTGGCGTGGGAATGGACATCGTACGCTCGGAAATTAGCGAAGTGCGCGGAACAGTTAGCACTGATTCTGTGATCAGTAAAGGAACTACCTTTACAATTCGTCTACCACTTACCTTGAGTATTTGTAAAGCCCTTTGTTGTGTTTCTGATAAAGCCAGAATTGCCTTCCCAATGGACGGAGTAGAAGATACTTTAGATATCCCTGTCAAGAGTATTCAGCACAATGCCGATGGCCAAACATTTATTGCTTGGCGAGACACAATATTGCCATTCCGTCCACTGAAAGAGCTTTTAGCCGTCAATCGCCAAATCAGTCGCGGTAGTGTTTACGGTGGAACTCGCGATGATGATATGGTTTCTGTGGTCGTAGTGCGATCAGCAAATAACCTACTCGCCTTACAAATAGACTTAGTACTGAGTGAGCAAGAAATTGTAATTAAGCAATTTGAAGGGCCAGCACCCAAACCTTTAGGTGTAGCAGGTGCTACCGTCTTAGGGGATGGTCGGATTATGCCGATTGCTGACGTGCTAGAAATTATGGACATCTTCCAAGGACGGATGTCTAAACAAAGTAGTGGCCTTTGGCAGCAAAAATCTGCTCCGACTCTACCGGAAGTCACAATTGAGAAAATTGATCCAACAGTACTGATTGTTGATGACTCAATTACAGTAAGAGAATTACTTTCTCTCACCTTTAATAAGGCAGGTTACCGCGTAGAACAAGCAAGAGATGGTCAAGAAGCTTGGGATAAACTCCGCTCTGGGTTGCCTTGTGATATCGTATTCTGCGATATTGAAATGCCTCGCTGTGACGGGCTGGAGTTGCTCTCTCGTATTCAGAAAGATCACAACCTCAACCACCTCCCCATCGCTATGCTCACCTCGCGCGGTGCAGATAAGCACAGACAAATGGCAATCCAACTAGGTGCTAGCGGTTACTTTACCAAGCCTTACCTAGAAGAAGCTTTACTAGAAGCTGCAGTACGGATGCTCAAAGGAGAAAAACTGATTCTGAATACTACTGCCTAA
- a CDS encoding methyl-accepting chemotaxis protein has product MAASIDDYLEIYKQACTAYAQQNYDVAATLVDRVVQNLPNDPNSHLLRGHIYYVLQQYDIAKAEYQQVLQLTNDRELIDFAQHGLESIAQYQQLLPDEFAISENNEAISSSEISNGRFADTEELQNLPQNNNFASSSFGDNPFGEYQESGDEIEELSLDSSLDSSFDISAYSSSAFNGLPDSSAPLSNDPFSSTEQASDRDANANIWEKQGELELPAFWQEDNNQNLIEDSGINNPFVEATTDSNNKGFTNSENYSDSPFTEVEEIDASSSNNWEIPTEFLTSETYPEPSEADFEWKSNSLENETLVKNQTLLQESVPQTNNLPLQPQENLSPTTPKNWLGPIEAEDTLKEVVSAADNNFYQEEQPENQSSKIEQSFSDIDDSFDFEAFESAFGTDDFSPDEEPSNIQPSNISRGEIHHETSKTNIDFLDDFDEFDDLGNIPGFDLTDAEANFRDVSMDSGPLEIGNLPHSQTGQPPAIDETGDREDELFSITGSQEVVPVFTQVDVAKLEANVSVEQGWLAPLENASLEKKQWLIAGTVGVVSALVVATVSFGATTFSPPQQRESVRNTGWAMSLAAGLAGFATAAFMGNFTIKQVRRTTQNLQAQFDAVRQGNLNVQATVYSEDELGLLATGFNEMARVIFTTTNEAQRKADEQEEAKENLQRQVIRLLDDVEGAARGDLTVQAEVTADVLGAVADAFNLTIQNLRDIVQQVKVAARDVTKGATNSETFARALSSDALRQAEELAVTLNSVQVMTDSIQRVAEAAREAETVARDASTIALKGGEAVENTVAGILEIRETVAETTRKVKRLAESSQEISKIVALISQIASRTNLLALNASIEAARAGEAGRGFAIVADEVRQLADKSAKSLKEIEQIVMQIQSETGSVMTAMEEGTQQVIKGTKLAEEAKRSLENIIQVANRIDILVRSITSDTVEQTETSRAVAHVMQSVELTAQETSQEAQRVSGALQHLVGVSRDLIASVERFRVDTLESR; this is encoded by the coding sequence ATGGCAGCAAGTATAGATGATTACTTAGAAATATATAAGCAGGCTTGTACAGCTTACGCGCAACAGAACTATGATGTTGCCGCCACTTTAGTGGATCGAGTGGTACAAAATTTGCCAAATGACCCTAACTCCCATTTGTTACGGGGTCACATATACTACGTTTTACAGCAGTACGATATAGCCAAAGCTGAATATCAACAAGTTTTACAGTTAACCAACGATCGAGAATTAATTGATTTTGCCCAGCATGGTCTGGAAAGTATTGCTCAATATCAACAATTACTACCAGATGAGTTTGCTATCAGTGAAAATAATGAAGCTATTTCTTCATCAGAAATATCTAATGGTCGGTTCGCTGATACAGAAGAATTACAGAATTTGCCACAGAATAATAATTTTGCTAGCAGCAGCTTTGGCGACAATCCCTTTGGCGAATACCAGGAATCTGGAGATGAAATAGAAGAGCTATCCTTGGATAGTTCTTTAGACAGTTCATTTGATATCTCTGCATATAGTAGTAGTGCATTTAATGGATTACCAGATTCTTCAGCACCTTTGAGTAACGATCCTTTTAGTTCTACAGAGCAAGCTAGCGATCGCGATGCCAATGCTAACATTTGGGAAAAACAAGGAGAATTAGAGTTACCTGCTTTCTGGCAAGAAGACAACAATCAAAATCTTATTGAAGATTCAGGGATAAATAATCCTTTTGTAGAAGCTACTACAGATTCAAATAATAAAGGTTTCACTAATTCGGAAAATTATAGCGATTCACCGTTTACAGAAGTTGAAGAAATTGATGCTTCAAGTAGTAATAATTGGGAAATACCTACTGAATTCTTAACCTCAGAAACCTATCCAGAACCTAGCGAAGCTGATTTCGAGTGGAAGAGTAATAGCCTGGAAAATGAAACTTTAGTCAAAAACCAAACACTTCTCCAGGAAAGTGTCCCACAGACTAACAATTTACCATTACAGCCTCAAGAGAATTTATCCCCAACTACACCTAAAAATTGGTTGGGGCCCATAGAAGCTGAAGATACATTAAAAGAGGTAGTTAGTGCTGCTGACAACAATTTTTACCAAGAAGAACAGCCGGAAAACCAGAGTAGCAAGATAGAACAAAGCTTTTCTGATATTGATGATAGTTTTGATTTTGAGGCTTTTGAATCTGCCTTTGGCACAGATGATTTTAGTCCCGATGAAGAACCAAGTAATATTCAACCAAGCAATATCAGTAGAGGAGAAATTCATCACGAGACTTCTAAAACTAATATAGATTTTTTAGATGACTTTGATGAATTTGACGACCTGGGTAACATTCCTGGATTTGATTTGACAGATGCAGAAGCCAACTTCCGAGATGTAAGTATGGATTCTGGCCCATTGGAAATAGGTAATCTCCCTCACAGTCAAACAGGACAACCACCTGCTATTGATGAAACAGGCGATCGCGAAGATGAACTGTTTTCAATCACTGGTTCACAAGAAGTAGTTCCAGTATTTACCCAAGTAGATGTCGCTAAATTAGAAGCCAATGTCAGCGTTGAGCAAGGTTGGTTAGCGCCTTTAGAAAATGCTTCCCTAGAAAAGAAACAATGGCTGATTGCGGGAACTGTAGGTGTAGTATCGGCACTAGTGGTAGCAACAGTCAGCTTTGGCGCTACGACCTTTTCACCACCACAACAGAGGGAATCAGTGCGGAACACTGGCTGGGCCATGTCACTAGCAGCAGGACTGGCTGGTTTTGCTACCGCAGCCTTTATGGGTAATTTCACCATTAAGCAAGTTCGCCGCACTACGCAGAACTTACAAGCTCAGTTTGATGCTGTGCGTCAGGGTAATCTCAATGTTCAAGCCACAGTCTATTCTGAAGATGAATTAGGACTGCTGGCTACTGGCTTTAATGAAATGGCAAGGGTAATTTTTACTACTACCAATGAAGCCCAAAGAAAAGCTGATGAACAGGAAGAAGCCAAAGAAAATCTACAACGCCAAGTAATTCGCCTGTTGGATGATGTAGAAGGAGCAGCCAGAGGCGATTTAACAGTACAGGCTGAGGTAACAGCTGACGTACTAGGAGCCGTAGCTGATGCCTTTAACCTGACAATTCAAAACTTGCGGGATATTGTGCAACAGGTAAAAGTAGCTGCAAGAGATGTAACCAAGGGTGCAACGAACTCCGAAACATTTGCTAGAGCCTTATCTAGTGATGCTTTAAGGCAAGCAGAAGAGTTAGCAGTCACACTTAATTCTGTACAGGTAATGACTGACTCCATTCAACGGGTAGCGGAAGCCGCGCGAGAAGCGGAAACTGTTGCCCGTGATGCCAGCACCATCGCCTTAAAAGGTGGTGAAGCCGTGGAAAATACCGTGGCAGGTATTTTAGAAATCAGAGAAACTGTGGCAGAAACTACTCGCAAAGTGAAACGGCTAGCTGAATCTTCGCAAGAAATTTCTAAGATTGTGGCATTAATTTCACAAATTGCCTCCCGCACCAATTTATTAGCGCTCAACGCTAGTATTGAGGCAGCAAGGGCAGGTGAAGCCGGACGTGGGTTTGCAATAGTAGCTGATGAAGTCCGCCAGCTAGCAGACAAATCTGCCAAGTCTTTAAAAGAAATTGAACAAATCGTGATGCAAATCCAGAGTGAAACAGGCTCTGTAATGACTGCAATGGAGGAAGGGACACAACAGGTAATTAAAGGTACTAAATTAGCTGAAGAAGCCAAGCGATCGCTAGAAAATATTATTCAAGTAGCAAATCGTATTGATATCTTGGTGCGCTCAATTACCTCGGATACTGTAGAACAGACCGAAACCTCCCGTGCGGTAGCTCACGTGATGCAATCCGTAGAACTAACAGCACAAGAAACCTCCCAGGAAGCACAAAGAGTATCTGGTGCGCTACAACACTTAGTGGGCGTATCAAGAGATTTAATTGCTTCTGTGGAACGTTTCCGGGTAGATACTCTCGAATCTAGATAA
- a CDS encoding chemotaxis protein CheW — translation MVSKPDFLSGGSQDHFRPELQVESPEGELHLRFYIPSRQEFALPATGIREVMELSPDRITPIPNASPLLLGTLNLRGRVIWVADLGQFLGEATALNTDRAEIPVIAIEEQDTIVGLAVEEIGGMDWLDVQHLMLTTHVPDTMAPFLRGEWLIDAKTNKSLRLLDQMAILRSARWAG, via the coding sequence ATGGTCAGTAAACCGGACTTTTTAAGTGGTGGTAGTCAAGACCACTTCCGTCCTGAATTACAAGTAGAAAGCCCTGAAGGTGAATTACATTTGCGGTTTTACATCCCCTCGCGCCAAGAGTTTGCACTACCAGCAACTGGAATTCGAGAGGTAATGGAATTGAGTCCTGATAGAATCACTCCGATTCCTAATGCTTCTCCTTTACTTTTGGGTACTCTAAATTTACGAGGTCGAGTCATTTGGGTAGCTGATTTAGGTCAATTTTTAGGAGAAGCAACCGCATTAAATACAGATAGAGCAGAAATTCCGGTAATCGCTATCGAAGAACAAGACACAATAGTGGGTTTAGCGGTAGAAGAAATAGGTGGTATGGACTGGCTTGACGTGCAGCATCTGATGCTAACAACTCATGTACCGGATACGATGGCTCCCTTTCTGCGCGGTGAGTGGTTAATAGATGCCAAAACAAATAAGTCTTTAAGACTACTGGATCAAATGGCAATTTTGCGGAGTGCGAGGTGGGCAGGATGA
- a CDS encoding response regulator transcription factor: protein MSTVLIVEDSIAQREMITDLLKASGLTVTHASDGVEALEAIQSTPPDLVVLDIVMPRMNGYEVCRRLKSDPKTQNVPVVMCSSKGEEFDRYWGMKQGADAYIAKPFQPTELVGTVKQLLRG, encoded by the coding sequence ATGAGTACAGTTCTGATTGTGGAAGACAGTATCGCACAAAGGGAGATGATTACAGACCTCCTGAAAGCAAGTGGCTTAACGGTCACCCATGCCAGTGATGGAGTTGAAGCTTTGGAGGCCATTCAAAGCACACCTCCGGATTTAGTGGTCTTGGATATTGTCATGCCCCGGATGAACGGCTACGAAGTTTGCCGTCGGTTAAAATCCGATCCGAAAACCCAAAATGTCCCCGTTGTGATGTGTTCTTCCAAAGGTGAAGAATTTGATCGCTACTGGGGTATGAAACAGGGTGCAGACGCTTATATAGCCAAACCGTTTCAACCAACTGAGTTGGTGGGAACAGTCAAACAATTGCTGCGAGGATAA